A genomic region of uncultured Paludibaculum sp. contains the following coding sequences:
- a CDS encoding STAS domain-containing protein produces the protein MPFVIDRREHDGVVILAPHGRLMIGEPVETFRNMLDALYAQGITQVVLDFSDVDYIDSSALGCLVVAHTKFHKAGGVLPMFGLNRRTIELLVITKLATVFRIAANEVEAVNLCFPDRDSKPFDILNFVEEQRARKKGGVRE, from the coding sequence ATGCCATTCGTAATAGACCGCAGAGAGCACGATGGGGTCGTGATTCTGGCGCCCCATGGCCGGCTGATGATCGGCGAGCCGGTGGAGACGTTCCGCAACATGCTGGACGCGTTGTACGCGCAGGGCATCACGCAGGTGGTCCTCGATTTCAGCGACGTGGACTACATCGACTCCAGCGCCCTCGGCTGTCTTGTCGTGGCTCACACGAAGTTCCACAAGGCCGGCGGCGTGCTGCCAATGTTCGGGCTGAACCGGCGCACCATCGAACTCCTGGTGATCACGAAACTCGCCACAGTCTTCCGCATCGCCGCCAACGAAGTCGAGGCCGTCAACCTCTGTTTCCCCGACCGCGATTCCAAGCCGTTCGACATCCTGAACTTCGTCGAGGAGCAGCGGGCTCGCAAGAAGGGTGGCGTCCGCGAATGA
- a CDS encoding FAD-dependent oxidoreductase — protein sequence MKLVVIGGVAAGLSAASRARRLDRSLEIVVLEKGNRISYGACGLPYWVEGQVRSMEELTVYKSDFFERERDIRIRTGCEVTAVRHSQREVALRSGERIRYDRLVWAAGARPAERSQDARVFTLHTDTDAERLQEFLQTRQPRTAAIIGGGYIGLEMATALRARGLTVTLFHDGTQLLHREEDWLTKKIVERLELCRVEVRLNTRAGAPAELPHDLVLCATGLKPNVEVMAEAGAELGRSGALRVSEQQETSLSGVYAAGDCCEALHVVSGRPVWVPLGTTANKMGRVAGSNAAGKRERFGGIVGTSVLRVGGMAVATTGLSTQQARREGFSPVEALIESRARPKYFRGKMLHVQLVADRGSRRLLGAAIAGDEDAAGRINVVAAALTAKMRVEDFADLDLAYAPPYSTVNDPLLVAAHQLHKALD from the coding sequence ATGAAGCTGGTGGTGATCGGCGGCGTGGCGGCCGGCCTCAGCGCGGCATCGCGTGCCCGCCGGCTGGATCGCTCACTGGAGATCGTCGTCCTCGAAAAGGGCAACCGCATCTCCTATGGCGCTTGCGGGTTGCCGTATTGGGTCGAGGGGCAGGTGCGCTCCATGGAAGAGCTCACCGTCTACAAGTCCGACTTCTTTGAACGGGAGCGGGACATTCGCATTCGCACCGGCTGCGAGGTAACGGCGGTACGGCATTCCCAGCGCGAAGTCGCTTTGCGCAGCGGTGAGCGGATCCGCTACGACCGCCTGGTATGGGCCGCCGGCGCCCGCCCGGCCGAACGCAGCCAGGATGCGCGCGTCTTCACACTGCACACAGACACCGACGCCGAAAGGCTCCAGGAGTTTCTGCAAACCCGCCAACCGCGCACGGCGGCGATCATCGGCGGCGGCTATATCGGTCTGGAGATGGCGACGGCCCTGCGTGCGCGAGGTTTGACCGTCACGCTTTTTCATGACGGCACCCAACTGCTACACAGGGAAGAGGACTGGCTGACGAAGAAGATTGTCGAGCGGCTCGAACTCTGCCGGGTGGAGGTGCGGCTGAACACGCGCGCCGGGGCTCCGGCGGAGTTGCCGCACGACCTGGTGCTGTGCGCCACCGGCCTGAAGCCGAACGTGGAAGTCATGGCGGAAGCGGGCGCCGAACTCGGCCGCAGCGGCGCGCTACGCGTCAGCGAGCAGCAGGAGACGTCGCTGAGCGGAGTGTATGCGGCCGGCGACTGCTGCGAGGCCCTGCACGTGGTCAGCGGGCGCCCCGTCTGGGTGCCGCTAGGCACTACGGCCAACAAGATGGGCCGCGTGGCGGGTTCGAATGCGGCCGGCAAACGGGAGCGATTCGGCGGCATCGTGGGCACGTCGGTGCTGCGTGTCGGCGGAATGGCAGTGGCGACCACCGGACTCTCCACGCAGCAGGCCCGGCGTGAAGGCTTTTCCCCGGTGGAGGCCCTGATCGAATCGCGGGCTCGTCCGAAGTACTTCCGAGGCAAGATGTTGCATGTGCAGCTCGTGGCGGACCGCGGTTCGCGCCGGTTGCTAGGCGCCGCCATTGCGGGCGACGAGGATGCCGCAGGACGCATCAACGTCGTGGCTGCGGCTCTGACAGCCAAGATGCGCGTGGAGGACTTCGCCGACCTGGATCTGGCCTATGCTCCGCCCTACTCGACGGTGAACGATCCGCTCCTGGTGGCAGCTCACCAACTGCACAAGGCGCTCGATTGA
- a CDS encoding TlpA disulfide reductase family protein, translated as MLLFRKLLDWKRMGKGPEITLEAGQTAPDFRMELVDGGSRSLEEVLSNGPALVAFYKVSCPTCQLTLPYLERLQGGGLQIFAVCQDEADRAQEFSEVFEVHLPNLLDRADEGYPVSNSYGITHVPTMFLIEPDRRISWTWTGFHKRQLEGLAQRAGKPIFRPTDNVPESKYG; from the coding sequence ATGCTCCTGTTTCGCAAGTTGTTAGACTGGAAGCGTATGGGGAAGGGGCCCGAGATCACCCTGGAGGCTGGCCAAACCGCTCCCGATTTCCGGATGGAACTCGTGGATGGCGGCAGCCGGTCGCTTGAGGAAGTACTATCCAACGGTCCCGCACTGGTGGCTTTTTACAAAGTTTCCTGTCCGACCTGTCAGTTGACGCTACCTTACCTGGAGCGTTTGCAGGGAGGTGGACTCCAGATCTTCGCGGTCTGCCAGGACGAAGCAGATCGGGCTCAGGAGTTTAGCGAGGTTTTCGAGGTTCACCTACCGAATCTGCTCGACCGGGCGGATGAGGGTTACCCGGTGAGCAACTCTTACGGCATTACGCATGTGCCCACCATGTTCCTGATCGAGCCGGATCGCCGGATCTCATGGACTTGGACCGGGTTCCACAAGCGGCAACTGGAAGGGCTTGCGCAGAGGGCGGGCAAGCCGATCTTCCGGCCCACTGACAACGTGCCGGAATCGAAGTATGGTTGA
- the nuoI gene encoding NADH-quinone oxidoreductase subunit NuoI, with product MPTINDILSGAAAIAKGMGITLKEMMNPVITDDYPDAPPKFQERYRGLHVLQRDENGLEKCVACFLCSAACPTQCIYIEAADNTEKVRISGGERYAEVYNIDYSRCIFCGYCVEACPTDAITHGHGFELASYNTSTLVYRKEKLLAAPPAGTDGKLKLDHPVSVSEGGH from the coding sequence ATGCCGACGATCAACGACATTCTCTCCGGTGCCGCGGCCATCGCCAAGGGCATGGGCATCACTCTGAAAGAGATGATGAACCCCGTCATCACCGACGACTATCCCGATGCCCCGCCAAAGTTCCAGGAGCGCTACCGTGGACTGCACGTCCTGCAGCGTGACGAAAACGGCCTGGAGAAGTGCGTGGCCTGCTTCCTGTGCTCCGCCGCCTGCCCGACGCAGTGCATTTACATCGAGGCGGCCGACAACACGGAGAAGGTGAGAATCAGCGGTGGTGAACGCTACGCCGAGGTTTACAACATCGATTACAGCCGCTGCATCTTCTGCGGCTATTGCGTGGAAGCCTGTCCGACGGACGCCATCACGCATGGTCACGGCTTCGAATTGGCCAGCTACAACACGTCAACGCTGGTCTACCGGAAAGAGAAACTGCTTGCCGCCCCACCGGCGGGCACCGACGGCAAGCTGAAGCTCGACCATCCGGTCAGCGTTTCCGAAGGCGGGCACTAA